Proteins encoded in a region of the Anopheles aquasalis chromosome 2, idAnoAquaMG_Q_19, whole genome shotgun sequence genome:
- the LOC126569499 gene encoding uncharacterized protein LOC126569499, whose protein sequence is MHWSLVILFLSTASGLATARYAKRALDCTRWYRNLTCFIEDRTILSTSSEEEGDDHQSPPVTFPAQAAQLILDSCVVFPFSVQLFAALDGGSTAFLTLKGGYVPVVAFRSDSLNSLRIDHTNLHDFTISPVENRNLNTLIVSGNPLAAVPPTVRYLTGLSILDLSNNELESVSLNCFESMGNLLVLDLSANRIARVDLLPTLRLPRLKNLWINQNRLRELNHFPDFAPQLHRVRLIENRWSCAWVQRVRAAIWVADVQVYGAEYGCPEKVDGGLCCYDECDECDDDERTERRYQIVNVNSEPEEASVELVELQTTPPAPRRDDGWGDNRLKQPHEVTEQHHRGAGDREPPHGSHFMDTVWQLESTVKRIEAELNGRRSG, encoded by the exons ATGCATTGGTCGCTCGTCATTCT GTTTCTCTCCACAGCCAGCGGACTGGCGACTGCACGGTACGCGAAACGCGCACTCGATTGCACAAGATGGTACCGCAATTTGACATGCTTCATCGAGGATCGAACCATCCTATCAACGTCGTCGGAGGAGGAAGGCGACGATCACCAGTCGCCGCCGGTCACCTTTCCCGCCCAAGCCGCACAGCTCATCCTCGATTCGTGcgttgttttccccttttccgtcCAGCTGTTTGCGGCACTTGACGGTGGCAGCACCGCTTTCCTCACGCTCAAGGGCGGCTACGTACCGGTAGTTGCCTTTCGCTCCGACAGCCTCAACTCGCTGCGCATCGATCATACCAACCTGCACGACTTTACCATCAGTCCGGTGGAGAATCGTAACCTCAACACGCTGATCGTCAGCGGCAATCCGTTGGCGGCGGTGCCACCGACCGTTCGCTACCTAACGGGCCTCTCGATTCTAGATCTCTCCAACAACGAGCTGGAAAGTGTCAGCCTGAACTGCTTCGAATCGATGGGCAACCTGCTGGTGCTCGATCTGTCCGCGAACCGTATCGCCCGGGTTGACCTGCTTCCGACGTTACGCCTACCGCGGCTCAAGAACTTGTGGATCAATCAGAACCGTCTGCGCGAGCTGAACCACTTCCCGGACTTTGCGCCCCAGCTGCACCGGGTCCGGCTGATCGAAAACCGGTGGAGCTGTGCCTGGGTGCAGCGGGTAAGGGCGGCCATCTGGGTGGCAGATGTGCAGGTGTACGGTGCCGAGTACGGCTGCCCGGAGAAGGTAGACGGTGGGCTTTGCTGTTACGATGAGTGCGATgagtgcgatgatgatgagcggacAGAGAGGCGATACCAGATTGTGAATGTAAACAGCGAACCAGAGGAGGCATCCGTTGAGTTAGTTGAACTACAAACGACACCGCCAGCGCCTCGACGGGATGACGGATGGGGGGACAATCGATTGAAGCAACCCCATGAGGTGACGGAACAGCATCATCGTGGTGCAGGCGATAGGGAGCCACCTCACGGCAGCCATTTTATGGATACCGTTTGGCAACTCGAGTCGACGGTCAAACGGATTGAAGCGGAACTGAACGGACGGCGGTCGGGCTGA
- the LOC126569500 gene encoding uncharacterized protein LOC126569500, translating into MAVRLFFLLQVLSCLAAVTASPIGCSIRHKLPILSERQPFPSVYKIVRDRAREQLSNDTRYEEVCIIASLTRGSLSVRRTFPAHRTIELFYPMIPFFGPNLFARLNATTVSLELRKGTISELYFGSANHLESLKISDIGLSTFNVVPETNSILRALTIHDRKLSTITPNIRYLEELQLLDLSGCSLTVFDLELVQPMRWLTGLNLAENQLELIDTVEDLVLPELLMFDVQQNDLQEINRFPEMFPGLKFTRLVQNDWKCDWVSQVRATIWARNITVLGSDFGCGTRPNNGGLCCTPAERTEERIAITKTMLSVLAELESSGSSMGTGGESSTDTPLLKVKVFENDTIEGVIGVEMQNVSIYLQEPVRVV; encoded by the exons ATGGCTGTGCGGTTGTTCTTTTTACTACAGGTTTTAAG tTGTTTGGCAGCAGTCACAGCCTCTCCAATCGGTTGCAGCATCCGTCACAAACTCCCGATCCTCAGCGAACGGCAACCGTTTCCTTCAGTGTACAAAATTGTTCGCGACCGGGCACGGGAACAACTGAGCAATGATACGCGATACGAAGAGGTGTGCATCATCGCTAGCCTGACAAGGGGAAGTTTGAGCGTCAGACGAACGTTCCCTGCCCACCGAACGATAGAGCTGTTCTATCCGATGATCCCATTCTTTGGACCCAACCTGTTTGCCCGCCTCAATGCAACGACCGTTAGTCTCGAGCTGCGCAAGGGTACCATCAGTGAGCTGTACTTCGGATCGGCGAACCACCTGGAAAGCCTTAAGATCAGTGACATCGGGCTGAGCACGTTTAATGTCGTGCCGGAAACGAACTCGATTCTGCGCGCCCTTACCATACACGATCGCAAGCTAAGCACGATCACACCCAACATTCGCTATCtggaggagctgcagctgttggATCTTTCCGGTTGCTCGCTTACAGTGTTTGATCTCGAGCTGGTGCAACCGATGCGCTGGTTGACGGGGCTGAACCTGGCCGAAAATCAGTTGGAACTGATCGACACCGTTGAAGATCTCGTTCTTCCCGAGCTTCTAATGTTCGATGTGCAGCAGAACGATCTGCAAGAGATCAACCGATTCCCGGAGATGTTTCCCGGGCTAAAGTTCACGAGACTCGTACAAAACGATTGGAAGTGCGATTGGGTCAGCCAGGTAAGGGCAACGATATGGGCCCGCAACATTACGGTGCTTGGATCCGACTTTGGGTGTGGTACGCGGCCCAACAATGGTGGACTCTGTTGCACACCGGCAGAGCGAACTGAAGAACGCATCGCAATCACCAAAACGATGCTTTCGGTGCTAGCCGAACTGGAGTCATCGGGTAGTAGCATGGGTACCGGGGGGGAAAGCAGTACCGACACACCGCTTCTGAAGGTAAAAGTGTTTGAAAACGATACCATCGAAGGAGTGATCGGTGTTGAGATGCAAAATGTAAGCATCTACTTGCAAGAGCCAGTTCGAGTTGTCTAG
- the LOC126569498 gene encoding uncharacterized protein LOC126569498 isoform X2 codes for MCNQQCVIDDRHPNISVQCGKQSIISQRLDDRSSHNGRRRSSSIGGVSRGSLAGAIINDRDNLDISAVASSLRDFGGTSAAAVAAVAGANGSAAPGAQAAATKAGVSRNGSDARREISNSVQAQIERMFTDVAKENGGTGAANVQSFSVRCLGSLPLKDKVTSLVGLQEPLRQLYLSGAGHGTQTGGSLDISPIGLRIRAGSGKEPTVTPFQNIAVWSAVKFVVSGAEGGAAFLPLITDPENIDKSSLFRPLSAADKRRLSSGIHSPLFAIVMRSTAVPRQLECHGFVCQTPEDAIVIAATLYQSLMAHMSSGNDNQRPKRPKNRNGVSCMSIASSAATTNTHLQSGSTKLSSRRSSASQRSMLPPPPRPPRMKRSATSSLSGESDTVAGLHEEESSTEERRKKNVKNKRPPPIPPNPPRAISNRPMLEEIYTDRSHSNDENGIAAKEGPYPALTDNSTGDILTRVAIPRSGSFLNTAGLTRYKSRATRRHTGKVGGGGGSPLGFSELFNEFRLQENLHSLDEILNAIINSDGMSFNDLKPIYKEFLLKLAVTLTKDELYQRSKSIMRRQKKKKLKRRNSNVQNQRRKLLIGAKGLRKVFRFGKFRSKKNTSTSGGPHGGNGHGAGPNDRGRGGGGHANGGTTGNGTASGHGGTATTGGRAHQLADQLSLDLKATGKKDRSRIATSGSEVSDARHEHTLTAHNRNSSSGYVSCSECSYDSDACTCTSADRCYCSLGGDDINAKLNQASNRSSAPSCRSEDKCYCSMGETPPEDGSTTWCDTDSCISNEKCYCSTRHGQVPKCAGHGSATSNSNSNTNHKGGASGGGKGGKTTKVDKLALDYELFTVGGSGRPVKASEALSVKKTVEVAAEFADVKLSQTTDITNLKADQQESSGATSAGSSLASTTRKSVDHRSAGSRHHGHNHHHTHHHRSTDQENDQHRSNGHGGNGSGSINSSNLHYHRHHYSTSTKKKGLPPAHPASDYQYIHSTQSDLIVRSGKKELKLAGKRLTKSESYYQAGRPISSSLGLEDSLGYLP; via the exons ATGTGCAACCAGCAGTGCGTGATCGATGATCGGCATCCGAACATTTCGGTTCAATGTGGCAAACA GTCGATCATAAGTCAGCGGCTGGATGATCGCAGCTCGCACAACGGCCGGCGccgatcgtcatcgatcggtggcgtCAGCCGGGGTAGCCTCGCCGGTGCCATCATCAACGATCGCGACAATCTGGACATCAGTGCGGTAGCGAGCAGTTTGCGTGACTTTGGTGGCACCAgcgctgccgctgttgctgccgtggcAGGTGCGAATGGGTCAGCAGCCCCCGGTGCACAAGCGGCGGCCACGAAGGCCGGTGTGTCGCGAAACGGAAGCGATGCGCGGCGTGAGATCAGCAACAGCGTCCAGGCCCAGATCGAGCGAATGTTTACGGATGTCGCCAAGGAGAACGGTGGTACGGGTGCGGCCAATGTACAAAGCTTCAGCGTGCGGTGTCTGGGCTCGTTGCCGCTGAAGGATAAGGTGACGAGCCTGGTCGGTCTGCAGGAACCATTGCGGCAGCTCTACCTGAGTGGCGCTGGTCACGGG ACACAAACCGGTGGTTCGCTGGACATCAGCCCGATTGGGTTGCGGATAAGGGCGGGCAGTGGCAAGGAACCGACGGTCACACCGTTCCAGAATATTGCCGTCTGGTCGGCGGTGAAGTTTGTGGTATCGGGCGCGGAAGGTGGAGCCGCCTTTCTGCCCCTCATCACCGATCCCGAGAACATCGACAAGAGTTCCCTGTTTCGTCCGCTAAG TGCGGCTGATAAGCGTCGCCTCTCGTCCGGCATCCATTCGCCACTGTTTGCGATCGTGATGCGCTCCACGGCCGTACCGCGGCAGCTCGAGTGCCACGGATTCGTCTGCCAAACGCCGGAAGATGCCATCGTGATAGCGGCGACGCTTTACCAAAGCCTGATGGCACACATGAGCAGTGGCAACGAT AACCAACGACCGAAGCGTCCGAAGAATCGCAACGGAGTGAGCTGCATGAGCATTGCGAGCagtgcggccaccaccaacacgcacCTGCAGAGTGGCTCCACCAAGCTGTCGTCGCGGCGCTCgagtgccagccagcgcagTATGCTGCCCCCACCGCCGAGACCACCGCGTATGAAGCGCAGCGCCACGAGTTCGCTGAGCGGCGAAAGCGACACCGTCGCCGGGCTGCACGAGGAAGAATCCTCGACCGAGGAGCGGCGCAAGAAGAACGTCAAGAAcaagcggccaccaccgattcCACCGAACCCACCCAGGGCGA tatccAACAGACCGATGCTGGAGGAGATCTACACCGATCGGAGTCATTCAAATGACGAGAATGGGATTGCCGCCAAGGAGGGCCCTTATCCGGCGCTGACGGACAACTCGACCGGAGACATCCTGACGCGGGTTGCCATACCGCGGTCGGGCAGCTTCCTCAATACGGCCGGCCTGACACGGTACAAATCGCGCGCGACCCGGCGCCACACCGGCAAggtgggcggtggcggtggctccCCTCTCGGGTTCAGTGAGCTGTTCAACGAGTTCCGGTTGCAGGAGAACCTGCACTCGCTCGACGAGATACTGAATGCCATAATCAACTCGGACGGGATGTCGTTCAACGATCTGAAGCCGATCTACAAGGAGTTTCTGCTCAAGCTGGCCGTCACGCTGACGAAGGACGAGCTCTACCAGCGCTCCAAGAGCATCATGCgcaggcagaagaagaaaaagttgaAGCGAAGAAACAGTAACGTGCAG AACCAACGGAGAAAGCTACTGATCGGAGCCAAGGGTCTCCGGAAGGTGTTTCGATTCGGTAAGTTtcggagcaaaaaaaacacatcaaccAGCGGAGGACCGCATGGAGGGAACGGTCATGGTGCTGGACCGAATGACCGAGGccgaggcggtggtggccacgcgaACGGAGGAACTACTGGGAACGGGACCGCATCCGGGCACGGAGGTACGGCGACGACGGGTGGCCGGGCACATCAGCTCGCAGACCAGCTATCACTGGATCTTAAGGCAACCGGAAAGAAGGACCGATCAAGAATTGCAACTAGTGGTTCGGAGGTTTCAGACGCTCGACATGAGCATACACTGACCGCACACAATCGGAACAGCTCGAGCGG ATACGTCTCCTGTTCGGAGTGTAGCTACGATTCGGATGCCTGCACCTGTACGTCGGCCGATCGGTGCTACTGTAGCCTCGGCGGTGATGACATCAATGCCAAGCTGAACCAGGCCAGCAACCGCAGCTCGGCACCAAGCTGTCGAAGCGAGGACAAGTGCTACTGCTCGATGGGTGAGACACCACCCGAGGACGGATCGACGACCTGGTGCGATACGGATAGCTGTATTAGCAACGAGAAGTGCTACTGTTCCACGCGCCACGGTCAGGTGCCGAAGTGTGCCGGCCATGGTAGTGCGaccagtaacagcaacagcaacaccaaccacaAGGGaggtgcttccggtggtggcaagGGTGGCAAAACGACCAAGGTGGACAAGCTGGCACTGGACTACGAGCTGTTTACGGTCGGTGGTAGTGGCCGGCCGGTGAAGGCATCCGAGGCGCTCAGCGTGAAGAAGACGGTCGAGGTGGCGGCCGAATTTGCGGACGTCAAGCTGAGCCAGACGACGGACATCACGAACCTGAAGGCGGACCAGCAGGAGTCCAGTGGGGCCACCTCGGCCGgttcttcgctcgcttcgaCGACGAGGAAATCGGTCGACCATCGCAGCGCCGGTAGCCGCCATCATGGCCATAACCATCATCATACGCATCACCACCGTTCGACCGATCAGGAGAACGATCAGCATCGCTCGAACGGGCATGGTGGCAATGGGAGcggcagcatcaacagcagcaacctgcactaccatcgccaccattacAGCACTAGcacgaaaaagaaaggacTACCGCCGGCGCATCCCGCCAGCGACTACCAGTACATCCACTCGACGCAATCCGATCTGATCGTGCGGAGTGGCAAGAAGGAACTcaagctggctggcaagcGGCTAACGAAATCCGAAAGCTACTATCAGGCCGGCCGGCCCATCAGCTCGTCGCTGGGGCTGGAAGATTCGTTAGGTTATCTGCCTTAG
- the LOC126569498 gene encoding uncharacterized protein LOC126569498 isoform X1 yields the protein MWQTVSGFFEYIIHQLCFYDHNNNVDGDGVDPNCNSSAHYPYGCGEDHNHNGSIISQRLDDRSSHNGRRRSSSIGGVSRGSLAGAIINDRDNLDISAVASSLRDFGGTSAAAVAAVAGANGSAAPGAQAAATKAGVSRNGSDARREISNSVQAQIERMFTDVAKENGGTGAANVQSFSVRCLGSLPLKDKVTSLVGLQEPLRQLYLSGAGHGTQTGGSLDISPIGLRIRAGSGKEPTVTPFQNIAVWSAVKFVVSGAEGGAAFLPLITDPENIDKSSLFRPLSAADKRRLSSGIHSPLFAIVMRSTAVPRQLECHGFVCQTPEDAIVIAATLYQSLMAHMSSGNDNQRPKRPKNRNGVSCMSIASSAATTNTHLQSGSTKLSSRRSSASQRSMLPPPPRPPRMKRSATSSLSGESDTVAGLHEEESSTEERRKKNVKNKRPPPIPPNPPRAISNRPMLEEIYTDRSHSNDENGIAAKEGPYPALTDNSTGDILTRVAIPRSGSFLNTAGLTRYKSRATRRHTGKVGGGGGSPLGFSELFNEFRLQENLHSLDEILNAIINSDGMSFNDLKPIYKEFLLKLAVTLTKDELYQRSKSIMRRQKKKKLKRRNSNVQNQRRKLLIGAKGLRKVFRFGKFRSKKNTSTSGGPHGGNGHGAGPNDRGRGGGGHANGGTTGNGTASGHGGTATTGGRAHQLADQLSLDLKATGKKDRSRIATSGSEVSDARHEHTLTAHNRNSSSGYVSCSECSYDSDACTCTSADRCYCSLGGDDINAKLNQASNRSSAPSCRSEDKCYCSMGETPPEDGSTTWCDTDSCISNEKCYCSTRHGQVPKCAGHGSATSNSNSNTNHKGGASGGGKGGKTTKVDKLALDYELFTVGGSGRPVKASEALSVKKTVEVAAEFADVKLSQTTDITNLKADQQESSGATSAGSSLASTTRKSVDHRSAGSRHHGHNHHHTHHHRSTDQENDQHRSNGHGGNGSGSINSSNLHYHRHHYSTSTKKKGLPPAHPASDYQYIHSTQSDLIVRSGKKELKLAGKRLTKSESYYQAGRPISSSLGLEDSLGYLP from the exons ATGTGGCAAACAGTTAGTGGTTTTTTCGAGTACATAATCCACCAGCTATGCTTTTACGACCATAACAATAACGTGGACGGGGACGGGGTTGATCCTAACTGCAACAGTAGCGCACACTACCCTTACGGCTGCGGCGAAGATCATAATCATAATGG GTCGATCATAAGTCAGCGGCTGGATGATCGCAGCTCGCACAACGGCCGGCGccgatcgtcatcgatcggtggcgtCAGCCGGGGTAGCCTCGCCGGTGCCATCATCAACGATCGCGACAATCTGGACATCAGTGCGGTAGCGAGCAGTTTGCGTGACTTTGGTGGCACCAgcgctgccgctgttgctgccgtggcAGGTGCGAATGGGTCAGCAGCCCCCGGTGCACAAGCGGCGGCCACGAAGGCCGGTGTGTCGCGAAACGGAAGCGATGCGCGGCGTGAGATCAGCAACAGCGTCCAGGCCCAGATCGAGCGAATGTTTACGGATGTCGCCAAGGAGAACGGTGGTACGGGTGCGGCCAATGTACAAAGCTTCAGCGTGCGGTGTCTGGGCTCGTTGCCGCTGAAGGATAAGGTGACGAGCCTGGTCGGTCTGCAGGAACCATTGCGGCAGCTCTACCTGAGTGGCGCTGGTCACGGG ACACAAACCGGTGGTTCGCTGGACATCAGCCCGATTGGGTTGCGGATAAGGGCGGGCAGTGGCAAGGAACCGACGGTCACACCGTTCCAGAATATTGCCGTCTGGTCGGCGGTGAAGTTTGTGGTATCGGGCGCGGAAGGTGGAGCCGCCTTTCTGCCCCTCATCACCGATCCCGAGAACATCGACAAGAGTTCCCTGTTTCGTCCGCTAAG TGCGGCTGATAAGCGTCGCCTCTCGTCCGGCATCCATTCGCCACTGTTTGCGATCGTGATGCGCTCCACGGCCGTACCGCGGCAGCTCGAGTGCCACGGATTCGTCTGCCAAACGCCGGAAGATGCCATCGTGATAGCGGCGACGCTTTACCAAAGCCTGATGGCACACATGAGCAGTGGCAACGAT AACCAACGACCGAAGCGTCCGAAGAATCGCAACGGAGTGAGCTGCATGAGCATTGCGAGCagtgcggccaccaccaacacgcacCTGCAGAGTGGCTCCACCAAGCTGTCGTCGCGGCGCTCgagtgccagccagcgcagTATGCTGCCCCCACCGCCGAGACCACCGCGTATGAAGCGCAGCGCCACGAGTTCGCTGAGCGGCGAAAGCGACACCGTCGCCGGGCTGCACGAGGAAGAATCCTCGACCGAGGAGCGGCGCAAGAAGAACGTCAAGAAcaagcggccaccaccgattcCACCGAACCCACCCAGGGCGA tatccAACAGACCGATGCTGGAGGAGATCTACACCGATCGGAGTCATTCAAATGACGAGAATGGGATTGCCGCCAAGGAGGGCCCTTATCCGGCGCTGACGGACAACTCGACCGGAGACATCCTGACGCGGGTTGCCATACCGCGGTCGGGCAGCTTCCTCAATACGGCCGGCCTGACACGGTACAAATCGCGCGCGACCCGGCGCCACACCGGCAAggtgggcggtggcggtggctccCCTCTCGGGTTCAGTGAGCTGTTCAACGAGTTCCGGTTGCAGGAGAACCTGCACTCGCTCGACGAGATACTGAATGCCATAATCAACTCGGACGGGATGTCGTTCAACGATCTGAAGCCGATCTACAAGGAGTTTCTGCTCAAGCTGGCCGTCACGCTGACGAAGGACGAGCTCTACCAGCGCTCCAAGAGCATCATGCgcaggcagaagaagaaaaagttgaAGCGAAGAAACAGTAACGTGCAG AACCAACGGAGAAAGCTACTGATCGGAGCCAAGGGTCTCCGGAAGGTGTTTCGATTCGGTAAGTTtcggagcaaaaaaaacacatcaaccAGCGGAGGACCGCATGGAGGGAACGGTCATGGTGCTGGACCGAATGACCGAGGccgaggcggtggtggccacgcgaACGGAGGAACTACTGGGAACGGGACCGCATCCGGGCACGGAGGTACGGCGACGACGGGTGGCCGGGCACATCAGCTCGCAGACCAGCTATCACTGGATCTTAAGGCAACCGGAAAGAAGGACCGATCAAGAATTGCAACTAGTGGTTCGGAGGTTTCAGACGCTCGACATGAGCATACACTGACCGCACACAATCGGAACAGCTCGAGCGG ATACGTCTCCTGTTCGGAGTGTAGCTACGATTCGGATGCCTGCACCTGTACGTCGGCCGATCGGTGCTACTGTAGCCTCGGCGGTGATGACATCAATGCCAAGCTGAACCAGGCCAGCAACCGCAGCTCGGCACCAAGCTGTCGAAGCGAGGACAAGTGCTACTGCTCGATGGGTGAGACACCACCCGAGGACGGATCGACGACCTGGTGCGATACGGATAGCTGTATTAGCAACGAGAAGTGCTACTGTTCCACGCGCCACGGTCAGGTGCCGAAGTGTGCCGGCCATGGTAGTGCGaccagtaacagcaacagcaacaccaaccacaAGGGaggtgcttccggtggtggcaagGGTGGCAAAACGACCAAGGTGGACAAGCTGGCACTGGACTACGAGCTGTTTACGGTCGGTGGTAGTGGCCGGCCGGTGAAGGCATCCGAGGCGCTCAGCGTGAAGAAGACGGTCGAGGTGGCGGCCGAATTTGCGGACGTCAAGCTGAGCCAGACGACGGACATCACGAACCTGAAGGCGGACCAGCAGGAGTCCAGTGGGGCCACCTCGGCCGgttcttcgctcgcttcgaCGACGAGGAAATCGGTCGACCATCGCAGCGCCGGTAGCCGCCATCATGGCCATAACCATCATCATACGCATCACCACCGTTCGACCGATCAGGAGAACGATCAGCATCGCTCGAACGGGCATGGTGGCAATGGGAGcggcagcatcaacagcagcaacctgcactaccatcgccaccattacAGCACTAGcacgaaaaagaaaggacTACCGCCGGCGCATCCCGCCAGCGACTACCAGTACATCCACTCGACGCAATCCGATCTGATCGTGCGGAGTGGCAAGAAGGAACTcaagctggctggcaagcGGCTAACGAAATCCGAAAGCTACTATCAGGCCGGCCGGCCCATCAGCTCGTCGCTGGGGCTGGAAGATTCGTTAGGTTATCTGCCTTAG